A genomic stretch from Aedes albopictus strain Foshan chromosome 2, AalbF5, whole genome shotgun sequence includes:
- the LOC109409264 gene encoding protein phosphatase methylesterase 1, translating into MSNLQRVMMKSRLPPMCPNPKFPKPTDRGFRRQTDYNPIMWSEYFTENRDVTTKNGVFRVYLTDKPRSPGPLLVMLHGGGFSALSWAHFSMEISKIIHCQCLAIDIRGHGDTSTEHEDDLSAETLAQDVADVLHSMYEDSAPPVILIGHSMGGAICVHVANMEVISSLIGIVVIDVVEGTALEALASMQSFLRSRPSTFKSIQHAVEWSVRSGQIRNIESARVSMPGQIVNIETGKLSTNELPLAEESLEGRTKFANPNAIAEDGEMPSPADRDGPAPAEVPVPPANLKKYTWRIDLSKSEKYWEGWFQGLSQKFLDVKVPKLLLLAGIDNLDRALTVGQMQGKFQLQVLARCGHAVHEDRPHEVAEVIGTYLLRNKFAEASGEGQFLKHMPAC; encoded by the exons ATGTCCAACCTGCAGCGCGTCATGATGAAGTCCCGCCTGCCGCCAATGTGTCCAAATCCAAAGTTTCCCAAGCCGAC GGACCGCGGGTTTCGCCGGCAAACGGACTACAATCCAATCATGTGGAGCGAGTATTTTACCGAGAACCGCGATGTGACCACAAAGAATGGCGTGTTCCGGGTGTACTTGACAGACAAACCGCGCTCTCCCGGTCCGCTGCTGGTGATGCTGCACGGAGGAGGATTTTCCGCTCTGTCCTGGGCACATTTTAGC ATGGAGATTTCAAAAATTATACACTGCCAGTGCTTGGCCATTGATATCAGAGGGCATGGAGACACATCAACTGAACATGAAGACGATCTTTCTGCGGAAACTTTGGCACA GGACGTGGCCGATGTTCTGCATTCCATGTATGAAGATTCTGCACCGCCGGTGATCCTAATTGGTCATTCAATGGGGGGAGCGATTTGCGTCCATGTGGCCAACATGGAAGTTATCAGCAGTCTGATCGGAATCGTGGTGATCGACGTCGTAGAGGGAACCGCCCTTGAAGCACTGGCCAGTATGCAGAGCTTCCTGCGTTCCCGACCGAGCACTTTCAAAAGTATTCAACATGCCGTCGAGTGGAGCGTGCGGAGTGGACAAATTCGAAACATTGAGTCAGCGCGGGTTTCGATGCCTGGCCAGATTGTGAA CATCGAGACCGGAAAACTTTCCACCAATGAACTCCCACTCGCCGAGGAATCTCTCGAAGGGCGAACAAAGTTTGCCAACCCCAACGCCATAGCTGAAGACGGTGAAATGCCATCGCCAGCCGATAGAGATGGTCCAGCCCCCGCTGAAGTCCCCGTACCGCCTGCCAATCTCAAGAAGTACACCTGGCGAATCGACCTATCCAAGTCGGAAAAGTACTGGGAAGGCTGGTTCCAGGGACTTAGCCAAAAGTTTTTGGACGTAAAAGTTCCCAAACTTCTGCTCCTGGCTGGAATCGACAATCTTGACCGAGCTCTGACGGTTGGCCAAATGCAGG GTAAGTTCCAGCTACAGGTGTTGGCCCGATGCGGACATGCCGTTCACGAAGATAGGCCCCACGAGGTCGCCGAAGTCATCGGAACGTACTTACTGAGGAACAAGTTTGCCGAAGCGTCCGGCGAGGGCCAGTTTCTCAAACACATGCCAGCCTGTTGA
- the LOC109419589 gene encoding uncharacterized protein LOC109419589: MERSQQEPSKKLKPAKPKNHKEKEVPVKKDDYKYNESNKLPLYGVIIRWDKKVKYTNKDLLNKFESKLIPFRSLSKEADNDIAVKSLPRKPLPYIQRVYPSKAIVMFSNGESANKFVDLHQEDSGGFRVYIPMSFVSTLGVARFGKFNSKFSELQECFSEDYKVLQWRKRRLNDGKTEVTIAIQGSELPDSMNFKGETIPFELYKRKPSYCVRCLRYGHRTNDCMSKPRCGVCLPVKPKLTHRESKCGKIKRNPKIERCLFCGQGHSIGTEGCIEHVQQSEFKMNLVRHKMDYLSVLEKDILPAIRTTAVNSNRIWLD; the protein is encoded by the exons ATGGAGCGCTCACAACAAGAGCCGTCAAAGAAATTGAAACCCGCAAAACCGAAGAATCATAAGGAAAAGGAAGTTCCAGTTAAAAAAGATGACTACAAGTACAATGAATCGAACAAATTGCCTCTCTATGGAGTAATTATCCGATGGG ATAAGAAAGTGAAATATACCAACAAGGACTTGTTGAATAAGTTCGAGAGCAAACTGATTCCGTTCAGATCCCTTTCGAAGGAAGCTGACAACGATATTGCCGTGAAATCATTGCCTCGAAAACCGCTGCCGTACATTCAACGTGTTTACCCGAGCAAAGCCATCGTAATGTTCAGCAACGGGGAGTCAGCCAATAAGTTCGTTGACCTACACCAAGAGGACAGCGGTGGATTTCGAGTTTACATTCCTATGAGTTTCGTTTCCACCCTTGGGGTGGCTCGTTTCGGAAAGTTCAACTCCAAGTTTTCCGAGCTCCAGGAGTGTTTTTCCGAAGACTACAAAGTGCTCCAGTGGCGCAAACGACGCCTAAACGATGGCAAAACAGAAGTCACGATCGCCATTCAGGGGTCGGAGCTTCCCGATTCGATGAATTTCAAGGGAGAGACTATTCCGTTCGAACTGTACAAACGTAAACCGTCTTATTGCGTTCGTTGCCTCCGGTACGGCCATCGGACAAACGACTGTATGAGTAAACCGCGTTGCGGCGTGTGCCTACCGGTGAAACCGAAATTGACTCACCGGGAATCCAAATGTGGCAAAATCAAACGCAATCCGAAAATCGAACGGTGTCTGTTCTGCGGCCAAGGGCATAGCATCGGAACCGAGGGCTGCATCGAGCACGTCCAGCAATCTGAGTTCAAAATGAACCTGGTGCGACACAAGATGGACTATCTGTCCGTGCTGGAGAAGGATATACTGCCGGCGATCCGAACCACGGCGGTCAATTCAAACCGAATCTGGCTGGATTGA
- the LOC109409261 gene encoding tRNA-dihydrouridine(47) synthase [NAD(P)(+)]-like — protein MDDTVCYIKPEFLVPRLPEEKKPEDNPPAVSATSADGTEEPPSKKGRFDKKKNRGQNKHRGLPFKEKDDARLCKSLLEGKSSDELCENPQCRFSHDLDQFMQLKPKDIGETCYIYSLKGYCNFGVTCRFASAHLDEKWNNKIDEGVKRENSSLVSPCLKFDLQYQLRKKSYNYSKANKIIAKFERLQKEDKSADGEGLNGDGTPKAKPIGSCTDEDVIKLRSEERRKINFKDKLYLSPLTTVGNLPFRRICKEYGVDITCGEMACSLPIINGMMQEWALTKRHPSEDLFGVQICGHSQKLVSYATQVIAENADVDFIDLNLGCPIDLIFNQGGGSALLRRRNVLEVMIQSCSRILADYNKEFTVKTRMGIYANKFVAHELVPKFEEWGASLVTIHGRTKEQRYTKKADWDYIRQCAQQVKSIPIYGNGDIFCYQDYLDAKERAPELAGVMIGRGALIKPWVFQEIKEQKTLDPSSSERMDMLKRYVNYGLEHWGSDTKGVENTRRFLLEWQSFLYRYVPSGLLERPPQKINQRPEPFRGRDDLETLMASPNSADWVKLSEMLLGPVPEGFNFVPKHKANSY, from the exons ATGGATGACACCGTATGCTACATCAAACCAGA GTTCCTGGTTCCCCGGCTGCCCGAGGAAAAGAAACCCGAGGACAACCCACCGGCAGTGTCAGCCACCTCAGCGGATGGCACGGAAGAGCCGCCGTCCAAGAAGGGGCGCTTCGACAAGAAAAAGAATCGAGGACAGAACAAACATCGGGGTCTGCCGTTCAAAGAGAAGGACGATGCTCGACTTTGCAAAAGTCTGCTGGAGGGAAAGTCGAGCGACGAGTTATGCGAGAATCCGCAATGCAGGTTCTCCCACGATCTGGACCAGTTCATGCAGTTGAAACCGAAGGATATCGGAGAAACATGCTACATTTATTCGCTGAAGGGATACTGTAACTTTGGCGTTACGTGCAGATTTGCCAGTGCCCATTTGGATGAGAAATGGAACAACAAGATTGACGAAGGGGTCAAGCGGGAGAACTCTAGTCTTGTCAGTCCCTGCCTGAAGTTCGATCTGCAGTACCAGTTGCGTAAGAAGAGCTACAATTATAGCAAAGCGAACAAAATAATTGCAAAGTTCGAGCGGCTGCAAAAGGAAGACAAGAGCGCGGATGGGGAGGGGTTGAATGGCGACGGTACTCCAAAAGCCAAGCCAATTGGCTCATGTACCGATGAGGATGTGATCAAACTGCGCAGTGAAGAACGGCGGAAGATCAATTTTAAGGACAAATTGTACCTAAGTCCGCTGACGACGGTGGGAAATCTCCCTTTCCGAAGAATTTGCAAGGAGTACGGGGTGGACATTACCTGCGGCGAAATGGCCTGTTCGTTGCCGATTATAAACGGCATGATGCAGGAATGGGCACTGACGAAGCGACATCCATCGGAGGATTTGTTCGGAGTGCAGATTTGTGGGCACAGTCAAAAGTTGGTGTCGTACGCAACGCAG GTAATAGCCGAAAATGCCGACGTAGACTTCATCGATCTGAACCTCGGGTGTCCAATCGACTTGATCTTCAACCAGGGAGGAGGCAGTGCATTGCTCCGCAGACGAAACGTTCTGGAAGTGATGATTCAGAGTTGTTCCAGAATATTGGCCGACTATAACAAGGAATTTACGGTGAAGACCCGTATGGGAATCTACGCCAACAAGTTTGTAGCGCACGAGCTGGTGCCGAAGTTTGAAGAGTGGGGAGCCAGCTTGGTGACCATTCATGGCCGAACCAAAGAGCAGCGCTATACGAAGAAAGCCGACTGGGATTACATCAGACAGTGCGCTCAACAGGTCAAGAGCATCCCCATCTATGGAAATGGGGACATTTTTTGCTACCAGGATTACCTGGATGCCAAGGAACGGGCTCCGGAACTGGCCGGTGTGATGATCGGAAGGGGAGCCCTCATTAAGCCGTGGGTGTTCCAGGAAATCAAGGAGCAAAAAACCCTGGATCCGTCCAGCAGTGAACGGATGGATATGTTGAAACGTTATGTAAATTACGGACTGGAACATTGGGGAAGCGATACCAAGGGTGTCGAGAATACAAGACG ATTTTTACTAGAGTGGCAATCGTTCCTTTACCGATATGTTCCCTCCGGTTTGCTGGAGAGGCCACCACAGAAGATTAACCAACGGCCTGAACCGTTCCGGGGTCGTGACGATCTAGAAACGTTGATGGCTTCGCCAAACAGTGCGGATTGGGTCAAGCTGAG TGAAATGTTGCTCGGGCCGGTTCCGGAGGGATTCAATTTCGTACCGAAGCATAAGGCCAATTCGTACTGA